The Haloarcula laminariae genomic sequence ACCTACGTCGGCTCGCCCGAGTACCGCATCCAGGTACAGGCTCCCGACTACAAGACTGCAGAGGGTGCCCTCGAGGAGAGCGCGGCCCGCGCCCGCAAGGTCGTCGAGGCCGAGGGCGGAACCGCCGAGTTCCACCGCGACCGCGACGAAGACGACGAATGAAGGCCGACATCCGGGTGTGTTCGGCCTGGCGGGCCGAACACGACCGCCCGGTGTACACCCTTTCTGGGACGTGTCCCGACTGCGGAGCCGAGGCGGTAAACAGCGCCCCCGCTCCCTTTGACCCGGCGGACCCCCACGGCGAGTATCGACGTTCTCTTAAGCGCCGACACCGGGAGTAGGGGGTATGGACGAATTCGATATCGACGTTCTCGCCGACCCGGAGCTCGAGGAGCCGGTGCTGGTCGAGGGGTTGCCCGGCGTGGGCCACGTCGGCAAGCTCGCCGCCGAGCACCTGCTCGAAGAGCTCGACAGCGAGCTCGTTCGACGGGTGTACTCGACGCATTTCCCCCCGCAGGTCAGCGTCGAGGACGGTCGAACGCAGCTCGCGTGCGCGGAGTTCCACGCCGTCACGCCCGAGGACGGCCGCGACATGCTCGTGCTCACCGGCGACCACCAGGCACAGGACAACGCGGGCCACTACGGCCTCACGACCGCGTTCCTCGACGTCGGCGACGAGTTCGGCGTCGAGGAGGTGTACGCGCTGGGCGGGGTTCCGACGGGCGAACTCATCGAGGAGTACGACGTGCTGGGCGCGACGACGACCGACGACTTCGGCGACCGCCTCGAAGCGGCCGGCGTCGAGTTCCGCGAGGACGAGCCCGCCGGCGGCATCGTCGGCGTCTCCGGCCTCCTGTTGGGACTGAGCGAGCGCCGCGACCGACCTGCCGCCTGTCTGATGGGCGAGACCTCAGGCTACCTGGTCGACCCCAAGAGCGCACAGGCGGTCCTGGAGGTGCTCCAGGAGGTCGTCGGGTTCGAGGTCCCCTTCGACCCGCTCGAAGAGCGCGCCGACGAGATGGAGGAGGTCGTCCGCAAGATACAGCAGATGGAAGAGCAGAACGCTCCGTCGCCGGCCGACGAGGACCTCCGCTACATCGGGTGAGCGGGGTCGCCGAAAGCGGACGATTCTTAGGCGACGGGGCCTAACGGGGGCCCGTGCAGGCAGATCCGGGCGGCGTACCGGCGTGGCTGGTGTTCGGACTGCTCCTGGGGGTAGCCGGTAGTCTGGTCGTCGTCGTCCTCTTTCTCGTCGCCGGCAAACTGTTCCCCGCGAAGCGACGGGCCCGCGGGGTTCGCGAGGGCGGCGAGGAGCGCCGTCGGGCCGAGATTCGCGAGTACCTGACCGCCATCGACGAGTCCTTCGCCGAGAACCATCCGGTCGCCGGCCAGGACGTCGCCTTCTACCTCCCGGACCGCGGCGTCGCCATCACCTTCGACGCGCGGGCGTTCTACCGCATCGAGCGCTCGCCGACGGCCCCGGTGCTGGTCGAACACGAGCTACCGGGCGCCGCTCTGGGCCGGCGGCTCCCCTTCGAGACGCCCGACGTCTCCGTCGGCCCCGAGCCCGAACCCGAGCCCCACTCCCCCGTCGACCCCACGCGACAGGCCTTCGCCGAGCTGGGGCTGCGGGAGACGGCGACCGTCGACGAGGTGAAATCCGCCTACCGGGCCCGCGTCAAGCAGGTCCACCCGGACCACGGCGGCGACAAGGAGGAGTTCAAACGGGTCCGGGAGGCCTACACGCTCGCGAAACAGCACGCGGGGTGAAACAGCGTCGCCCCCGCGGGACGATGCCCTCAGTGAGATGGCGTCGAACCTCAGCGCCCCGTGCTCGCTTCCCCGGCGCGCTCCTCGTATAAGTGGACCATCTCTGAGACGAACCAGAGCTTCAGCGTCATCGCGAGCGCCGTCGCGGCGGCGGTCTCTGCGGGCCGCTGCCGGATGGCGGCATAGAGCGCGTACAGCGAGGCGAGGGCGGTCGGGACGTTCAACAGCCCGGGATAGCGCCGGTGCTTGCCCGCCTGTTTGGCCCAGATGCGTTCGCCGTACACCCCTCTCGTCATCCACGCGCTGTCGTCTTCGGGCGGCGAGAACAGGAACGGGTTGACGGCGACGAACGCGAGAGTGAGCGCCAGCCCGCGCCAGTTCCGACGGTAGATACAGGCGACTATCAGGGGCAGCGTCGGGACGCGGGACCATCCGCTCCGGGGGTTGGCGTGGCGGGCCCAGAAGTACCGGTCGAGCGGGTCGTCGTCGGGAATCGCCGTGGGCATGTCGGTTACTCAGACACGGCCGAGCCAAAGCGCTACCGCCGGCTCACATCCCCTGGCTCATCAGATGCGACCGCAGGAGGTCGGCCTCCTTGCTGCCGGCGACGGGGTTGACGAGGACGACCTCCTCGTCGGCGTCGAAGGCGCCCCGGTCGGCCAGGGCGCGCACGCCGGCGATGGCGGTACCGCCGGTCGCGCCGACTTCGGGGCCCATCTCGCAGCCGTCGACAGCCGCCTGCAGTATCTCCTTGTCGGGGACTGCCGCGCCGTCGCCGCCGGTCGCGGCGATAGCGTCGAGAGCGGCGCGCCCGGCCGCGGGGTCGGGCACTTCCAGCGGGCCGACGATGGTGTCGGGGTGGTCGACCGGCGCCGGGTCGGTCGCGCCGTCGGCGGCCGCCGCGGCGATGGGCGCGCAGTCGGCCGGCTGGGCGGCGTAGAGCCGCGGGACGCCGTCGGCGAGTCCCGCGTCGGCGGCGAGAGCGAACCCGCGTTCGAGCCCGAGGACCGTCTCGCCGTGGCCGGTCGGATGGACCACGGCGTCAGGGGCCGCCCACTCTCGGTCGGCCAGGAGTTCCAGGGCCAGGGCGGTCCCGCCGGCGACGCGGAACGGGTGGCCCGGCGCGACCGAGGTGAGCGGCTCGTCGCTGTCGGCGAAGGCCTCGACGGCGTCGGCGTAGCGCCCCTCGACGACGTACATGTCGCCGCCGTGGACGTTCACCATCGCCTTGTTCAGGAACGGACACCGCGAGGGGACAAACCCCTTCGAGTCGATGTCCGCGCGTGCGGCGTAGGCCGCCGCCGACTGGGCGCCGTTGCCCGGCGAGGGCGTCCCGACGCGGTCGGCCCCGTCCGCGACGGCGGCCGTGACGGCCAGCGAGAGCTTTCGGTCGGCGAGCGACCCCGTGGGGTTGCGCCCCTCGTCCTTGACGGTGACGCCGCCGACGCCGAGTTCGTCGGCCAGCACCGGCACGGCCACGGCCGGCGTCGCCCCCTCGTCGATGCTGACGGTCGCCTCGGGCGGGAACGGGCGGCAGTCGGCGGGGCCGTCGACCGCGTCGACGTCGAAGTCGACGACCAGAACGCCCCCGCAGTCGGGGCAACGCTCGATACCGGGGTCGACCGATTCGCCACACGCCGTACAGGAGAGGCCACGAACCGCCGCTGTCGTCTGCATAGGACTACCTCGGGATGGCTCCCTCAAGTGTCGTGCGGTATATTCCAGCACGCTCTTGGCCCACGCGTCCGAACGCCCGGCCATGACAGACGCCGTGGTCGTCGGTGGCGGCCTCGCGGGACTCGTCGCGGCCAGCCACCTCGCCGAGTCGGGACAGGACGTGACGCTGCTGGAAGCGAGCGACGGCGTCGGCGGCCGCGTCCGGACGGCCCACGCGGACGGCTACACCTTCGACCGGGGCTTTCAGGTGCTCTTCTCGGCGTATCCGGCAGTCGAGCGCGAACTCGATGTCGAGGCGCTCTCGCCCCGACCGTTCACGCCGGGGGCGACCATCGCCCGCCCGAACCACCGCTCGGTGTTGTCGGACCCGCTTCGCAACCCGACCGCGGCCCCACAGACGCTGTTCAACCGAGACGTTCGCACGGCCGACAAGCTCCGCGTGTTCAAACTCCAGCGCGACCTCGCCGGGAGGGACCCCGAGACGCTGCTCGACGGCGGCGGCGAGTCCATCGCCGACTACCTGGCCGACCGGGGGTTCTCGAAGCGGTTCGTCGAGCGCTTCGCCGCGCCTTTCTACGGCGGTATCACGCTCGACCGGTCGCTCTCGACCGACAGCGCCGTCTTCGAGTACACCTACAAGATGCTCTCGGAGGGCGAGATATTCGTCCCCGCCCGCGGGATGCAGGCCATGCCCGAACAGCTCGCCGAGCGGGCCACGACGGCGGGTGCGACCATCGAGACAGGGCAGTCCGTGGAGACCGTCGACGCGGCGGCCGGGGACGACGCGGTGACCGTCGAGACGGCCGGCGAGACGGTCACGGCGGACGCGTGTGTCGTCGCGACGGACCCCGCGACGGCCGCCGACCTGACGGGCGTCGACACCATCCCGACGGAGACGCTCGGCTGTGTCACCCAGTACTTCTCGCTGCCGACGAGCAAGGCCCCGAGCATGGGCAAACGAATCGTGCTCAACGCGGTCGACGACCGGCCAAACACCGTGGCACCGCTGTCGGCGGTCGCTCCGGAGTACGCCCCCGAGGGGATGGAGCTGTACAGCGCCACCTTCCTCGGGGCCCAGGACGCCGACGAGGCGGACCTGGCGGCCGACGTGTACGACGCCCTCGCCTCGTGGTACCCGTCGGCCGGGTTCGACGCTCTGGAGCTCCTTCGAACCGACCGCGTTCCGCTGGCACAGTTCGCCCAGCCGCCGGGCTTTCGCGACTCGGTCCCGGACCCCGACGCGCCCGAGGGGCCGGTGGTCCTGGCCGGCGACTACACCCGCTGGTCCTCGATACAGGGCGCGCTGGAGAGCGGGCGCGTGGCCGCGACGCTGTGCCGGTAGCTGCCCGTTTCTCTACCGCTGGGGCGGTCAGACGGCCTCCGGCCCCCGCTTGCCGGTCCGTATCCGCACCGCCTCCTCGACGGGCAGGACGAAGACGCGCCCGTCGCCCGGATTGCCGGTCTCGGCCGCCTCGGCGATGGCCTCGGTCACGTCCTCGGCCGGGATATCCGCGACGACGCACTCTATTTTCACCTTGTCGATGAGGTCGACGGTGTACTCCTCGCCGCGCCACTGCTCGGTCTTGACCGACTCGGAACCACGCCCCGAGACGTTGGTCACCGTGAGCGAGGCCGCGTTGACCTCGGCCAGCGCCTGCTTTGCGGCACCGAGCTTCTCGGGTCGGATTATCGCGACCACCATCTGTATCTCCGATTCAGTCATCGCCGACACCCCCGCTGTGGCCGCCGGCGCTCACCGCTTGCCCGCTCTGTCGACTCGGCTCCGGTAAAACTGACCGTCCGTACTGTTCTGCGCCAGCTATGGACTGGTTCATAGCTATCATCTCCTGTGGACGGAGTGAACACGGGGTAATCAAGCCTCTCCTTATACACGTGTTTAATCCTTGAATGTCCTGTGAGAGCGGCCGCTGTCCGGTGTCTCCCAGCCAGATACTACTGCACTCCGGCGGCGGTCTCCGGGGAGACCCGTCCGCCGGTGCCGTCGGGCGTCAAGCGGCGCGGTTCAGGCGGCGTGGTCGCCGTGGTCGTCGTGGTCGTCACCCAGCAGCACGGCCGAGACGTACTTGATGGTCGCGAAGTACAGCAACACCATACAGACGAGTGTCGTCGCGATGAGCGCGAGTGCCGGTCCGGTCTGAATCATGTTCGCTGTTCTCCCCCGATAGCCCAAATACTTACCGAACCTGCCACAGGTGCCGGCCCGAGCGGTACCGGCGACGTTCCATTCGGACCCGACGCGGGGAGTCACAGCATCCGCCGGAACTCACCCAGCGGCGGGAACTCCCGCTGTTCCCGGGCGCCCTCGTCCCAGACCACCGGCGCCAACCGGTCGGCGTCGGTCACCAGCGGCGATTGGAACTCAGTCGCCGACATATCATTGACCCGGACCCCGGCGTTGAGCCTGTTGAACGACGGGAGCATCACCACGTCGCTGCCGCGGTACTGCCCCTCGCCGACCAGATAGCAGGGCCGTCGCTGGCCCTCTATCTCTATCGTCGGGTGGTCGTGGCCGACGACGTAGCGGTCGGCGTCGCCTTCGGGGGCCTCGTGCCCGTGCAGGACCAGCGTGTCGCCGACGCGATACTCCCGCGCCGTCGGGCCGTCCCACACCGAATCCAGCATCGTGTCGTGGTTCCCCGGCGTGACGACGAGGCGAGCGCCCGCGTCGCGAGCGGCGGCCTGCAGCCCCGCGACGGTGTCTCCGACGGTCCGCGGGACCGTCCGGAAGGAGTGCAGGAGGTCGCCGGCTACGACGACCTCCTCGGGGTCGTGGCGCTCGAGGAGGTCGCGGAACCGCTCGACCATGTCGCTTCCCGAGCCGACGGGGAACTCAAGTTCCCCGCCGGTCCCCCGGCCCACGTGGCAGTCCGCGACGACCACCGTGTCCCCGAGGACTAGCGCGTGCCCGTCGTAAGTCAGATCCATCGGGAGAGTGTGCGGGCTCGGCGTACAAACCGATGACGCACTGCCCGACGCCGGTGGCGTCGCCACAGCGGCCCGGCTGTGAGCGGCGACGCGGCGAAGTGCGGGGAGTTTTCTACCCCGGCGCCGTTCGGTGCCGTATGAGCGACAGTTCCGACGACCTCGAAGCGGCCGTCGACGCGTTCCTCTCCGAGGCCGACTCGGCGTACGAGGAGTACGACCGCGGTTATACGGACGCCGACGCGACGCTGCGGCGGCTGGAGGGTGCCGTCGAACAGCTCCGGACCGCGAGCCGCGAGGAGTGAGCCAATCGGCGGGGACACCTCGTCCGTCAGCCGCCCACCAACTGGAACGTAATCTGACACTACGTTTGTCACGTCGGATTGGGTAGGTCCGGTGATGTCAGACACAGGGTCGGACAAACCCGGCGAGGGCCCCGGCGATGGCCCGGGTATCGTGCGTCGGCAGATACAGCCCAGCTCGGAGACCTCGGAGTACGACTTCCTCGAAATCGTCGCCGAGATAGAGGGCTGTGAGATAGAGGAACTGCCATCGCTGTACAACGAGGTCGAACACGTCATCGAGACGCTGTTCAAGACCCCGCCGTCGACGGCGGCACAGATGTCGATATCCTTCTCCTACTCGGGCTACCGCGTCACCGTCGACCGGAACGGCGTCGTGACGCTGGTCCCGGTCGCGGCCCGATAGTCGGCCCGCGCGGGGCGAAATCGGGAAGAATTATCGGCCCGGCCGCCCCCAGGGGAGGTATGACAGGATTCTCCAGTCGCGTCGAAGCGGTGTCGATTTCGGGCATCCGCGAAGTGTTCGAGGCCGCGGGCGAGGACGCCATCAACCTCGGCCTCGGCCAGCCGGACTTCCCCACGCCGGCCCACGTCCGCGATGCCGCCGTCGAGGCGATTCGGGCCGGGGACGTCGACGCCTACACGTCGAACAAGGGAACCGAGACACTCCGGGAGGCCATCGCCGAAAAGCACGCGCGGGACAACGACCTCGACGTCGACCCCGGTGACATCATCGCCACGTCGGGCGGGAGCGAGGCGCTCCACATCGCGCTGGAGGCCCACGTGGACGGGGACCAGGAGGTCATCTTCCCGGACCCGGGGTTCGTCTCCTACGACGCGCTGACCCATCTGGCCGGCGGCACGCCGAAGCCGGTGGGGCTCCGCGACGACCTGACGCTGGCGCCCGAAACCGTCGAGGACGCGATCACCGATGACACCGCGGCCTTTATCGTAAACTCCCCGGCCAACCCCACCGGCGCGGTCCAGTCGGCCGACGACATGCGCGAGTTCGCCCGCATCGCCGAGGAGCACGACGTGCTCTGTCTCTCCGACGAGGTGTACGAACACCAGGTC encodes the following:
- a CDS encoding pyridoxal phosphate-dependent aminotransferase produces the protein MTGFSSRVEAVSISGIREVFEAAGEDAINLGLGQPDFPTPAHVRDAAVEAIRAGDVDAYTSNKGTETLREAIAEKHARDNDLDVDPGDIIATSGGSEALHIALEAHVDGDQEVIFPDPGFVSYDALTHLAGGTPKPVGLRDDLTLAPETVEDAITDDTAAFIVNSPANPTGAVQSADDMREFARIAEEHDVLCLSDEVYEHQVFEGEHRSPAEFDDAGNVAVVNACSKAYSMTGWRLGWVTAATDRIERMLRVHQYAQACASAPAQYAAEAALTGPQDAVAEMRDTFRERRDILLDGFEEMGLECPTPKGAFYAMPKVPEGWVDEVIERGVVVVPGDAFGENGAGYARISYATDTETLREAIDVMAEATAALE
- a CDS encoding DUF6653 family protein, translated to MPTAIPDDDPLDRYFWARHANPRSGWSRVPTLPLIVACIYRRNWRGLALTLAFVAVNPFLFSPPEDDSAWMTRGVYGERIWAKQAGKHRRYPGLLNVPTALASLYALYAAIRQRPAETAAATALAMTLKLWFVSEMVHLYEERAGEASTGR
- a CDS encoding HalOD1 output domain-containing protein, translated to MSDTGSDKPGEGPGDGPGIVRRQIQPSSETSEYDFLEIVAEIEGCEIEELPSLYNEVEHVIETLFKTPPSTAAQMSISFSYSGYRVTVDRNGVVTLVPVAAR
- a CDS encoding threonine synthase; its protein translation is MQTTAAVRGLSCTACGESVDPGIERCPDCGGVLVVDFDVDAVDGPADCRPFPPEATVSIDEGATPAVAVPVLADELGVGGVTVKDEGRNPTGSLADRKLSLAVTAAVADGADRVGTPSPGNGAQSAAAYAARADIDSKGFVPSRCPFLNKAMVNVHGGDMYVVEGRYADAVEAFADSDEPLTSVAPGHPFRVAGGTALALELLADREWAAPDAVVHPTGHGETVLGLERGFALAADAGLADGVPRLYAAQPADCAPIAAAAADGATDPAPVDHPDTIVGPLEVPDPAAGRAALDAIAATGGDGAAVPDKEILQAAVDGCEMGPEVGATGGTAIAGVRALADRGAFDADEEVVLVNPVAGSKEADLLRSHLMSQGM
- a CDS encoding NAD(P)/FAD-dependent oxidoreductase, whose translation is MTDAVVVGGGLAGLVAASHLAESGQDVTLLEASDGVGGRVRTAHADGYTFDRGFQVLFSAYPAVERELDVEALSPRPFTPGATIARPNHRSVLSDPLRNPTAAPQTLFNRDVRTADKLRVFKLQRDLAGRDPETLLDGGGESIADYLADRGFSKRFVERFAAPFYGGITLDRSLSTDSAVFEYTYKMLSEGEIFVPARGMQAMPEQLAERATTAGATIETGQSVETVDAAAGDDAVTVETAGETVTADACVVATDPATAADLTGVDTIPTETLGCVTQYFSLPTSKAPSMGKRIVLNAVDDRPNTVAPLSAVAPEYAPEGMELYSATFLGAQDADEADLAADVYDALASWYPSAGFDALELLRTDRVPLAQFAQPPGFRDSVPDPDAPEGPVVLAGDYTRWSSIQGALESGRVAATLCR
- a CDS encoding proteasome assembly chaperone family protein → MDEFDIDVLADPELEEPVLVEGLPGVGHVGKLAAEHLLEELDSELVRRVYSTHFPPQVSVEDGRTQLACAEFHAVTPEDGRDMLVLTGDHQAQDNAGHYGLTTAFLDVGDEFGVEEVYALGGVPTGELIEEYDVLGATTTDDFGDRLEAAGVEFREDEPAGGIVGVSGLLLGLSERRDRPAACLMGETSGYLVDPKSAQAVLEVLQEVVGFEVPFDPLEERADEMEEVVRKIQQMEEQNAPSPADEDLRYIG
- a CDS encoding metallophosphoesterase; this encodes MDLTYDGHALVLGDTVVVADCHVGRGTGGELEFPVGSGSDMVERFRDLLERHDPEEVVVAGDLLHSFRTVPRTVGDTVAGLQAAARDAGARLVVTPGNHDTMLDSVWDGPTAREYRVGDTLVLHGHEAPEGDADRYVVGHDHPTIEIEGQRRPCYLVGEGQYRGSDVVMLPSFNRLNAGVRVNDMSATEFQSPLVTDADRLAPVVWDEGAREQREFPPLGEFRRML
- a CDS encoding J domain-containing protein, producing the protein MQADPGGVPAWLVFGLLLGVAGSLVVVVLFLVAGKLFPAKRRARGVREGGEERRRAEIREYLTAIDESFAENHPVAGQDVAFYLPDRGVAITFDARAFYRIERSPTAPVLVEHELPGAALGRRLPFETPDVSVGPEPEPEPHSPVDPTRQAFAELGLRETATVDEVKSAYRARVKQVHPDHGGDKEEFKRVREAYTLAKQHAG
- a CDS encoding RNA-protein complex protein Nop10, with the translated sequence MKADIRVCSAWRAEHDRPVYTLSGTCPDCGAEAVNSAPAPFDPADPHGEYRRSLKRRHRE